The following nucleotide sequence is from Halobacillus mangrovi.
ATCGTTTAATAACTTATTGCCAGAGGGGTTAAAGACTTCCGATCATTACTTTTTGTCTATAAGAAACGATGAACGAAACGTGGGTTATTTCTGGTATTATTTTGCTAAAGAAGCCAACAATCAAAAGGAAGCGTTCATTTATAACTTTCTCATTTTCGATGAACACCGAGGTAAAGGCTACGGAAAAAAAGCTTTAGAAGAACTTGAAAAGCATGTGAAAAAAGAAGGGATAAAGAAGTTAACTCTTCACGTTTTTGGTCATAATAAGCGTGCGATTCACCTCTATA
It contains:
- a CDS encoding GNAT family N-acetyltransferase, yielding MITLASMVKAEFDANIDAQIKDYADEKVKAGTWTEEEAFEKSNESFNNLLPEGLKTSDHYFLSIRNDERNVGYFWYYFAKEANNQKEAFIYNFLIFDEHRGKGYGKKALEELEKHVKKEGIKKLTLHVFGHNKRAIHLYNKMKFDTTDLVMSKHL